From the Halalkalicoccus sp. CGA53 genome, one window contains:
- a CDS encoding transcription initiation factor IIB family protein — MYRARDQVDNAEWLAELHEAAERLGLDGNTRSRAEDLFLSSVPESDRSKRAVIATSLYAASLLAGDQRSQTAVAEEVGVARLTIQQRWKALLREAGFEPPDW; from the coding sequence GTGTACCGCGCACGGGACCAAGTCGACAACGCCGAGTGGCTCGCCGAACTCCACGAGGCTGCCGAGCGCCTCGGTCTGGACGGGAACACCCGTTCCCGGGCGGAGGACCTCTTTCTCTCCTCGGTCCCCGAGAGCGACCGTTCGAAGCGGGCGGTGATCGCGACGAGCCTCTACGCGGCGAGTCTCCTCGCGGGCGACCAGCGCTCACAGACCGCTGTCGCGGAGGAGGTCGGCGTCGCTCGCCTGACGATCCAACAGCGGTGGAAAGCACTGCTCCGCGAGGCCGGCTTCGAACCGCCTGACTGGTGA